A window of Vidua macroura isolate BioBank_ID:100142 chromosome 4, ASM2450914v1, whole genome shotgun sequence genomic DNA:
GGATTTAGGAGAAATCTGCCTGAGAAGCATGTATTTAAATTAGTAAATTTTATTAAAGTCTATAGAACTGTATATATCTATAGCTTTAGTAGCCTGTTTATCTAATGTGAACCTAGATCACTTGTTTAAACAGTTCCAAGACTAGCACTTTGGATCAGTGAACAAGAAACATAAGTAAAAAAGTAAGCACTTGCTACCACTTGTAATACTTCAGCTTACACTGAACCTTAATTATCTTCAGAAAACTTGAATTCTGAAGTCAGAATATTTGCATTTGAcagttttcaataaaaatttcaGCAAATATTATAAAATGCTTTATTGTAGGGAAGTATTGCTATTGTTTTAACAGTACTCACTATGTGATGGGCAGCATCACCTAAGgaaaatttttgtatttgtaagtCAAATTCCATCATGAGATACGAGAATTCTCTATTAAAACCTGTAAAACCTTTACACACATACTTCATAATTTTGAACGGGCATTAGCTCTGAGTAAACCCAGCACTTTTTAAAGGATCACACAGACGTGCACATGGATTTTTGCAGTACTGCAAAAAAACTTTTGCAGTAATCTTTGGGTACCACTCGGGCCACGGTCCCTGCGGTTGCCTGCTGAACCTTCCTTCCAGGAGCACGGCACGTAACAGCAAATCACCGCGCCTGTCAGAACACACGAGCCGTGCTGCACCCGGGGTCAGCGTCATTCAGCCTTTCATCCGTGAGACTGTCCTGATCCAAACCAACTTGGACAGCTCCGCCCAAAGGGAATTACTCTACGGGGAGTTCGTGAGGGAGATGCTAAGGCCAGCCCGGACCGGTGGCGGGGAAGTGCCCGGCCCGCACCGACCAGCCGCGCTGAGGGGGCGGGCGGTGGCGGCACCTGCCGGCCGTCCGACTGAGGAGTTTCATCTCCCCTAGCAAGCAAAGCCCAGCTGCCGCCGGGCGCCTTCGGGCACGAATCACCGTCCCCGCGCGGGAAGGAGGAATAACTTTTTTGGCGATAGCACCTTGCTCCCCTCTCGCTCGACGCCCGCTGTCGCTTCTCCTCCGCGGGCCGCTGCGGGCACGGCGAGCGCAGGTGAACCTCCCCTGGCGCCCGCCGCCGGCAGCTTGCCCTGCCCCGCTGTCCTCTGCCCCCggcggggcaggagcagccggGGTGCCGCTCCCCCAAGCCCGCAGCGGCCGCAACTTCCcgcttctccttttcttttttccccttttcgAAATTCCCCTctgggacagagctgtgtgGCGCAGCCAGAGTCAAAAGcggcagaaaatgcagaaatcgCCGCGCTCCTTACCGCTCAGCAGTGCCCCGACCGGCGCGCCCCcggctccttcccttccccgcCCCGCCACGTCGACAGCAGCGGGGGGAGGAGGCTGAGCGGGCCAGGcagcccgggccgggccccagggaggagggagggctggCTTTTGTCCCTCATTCTCCTTCCGTCCGTGTGAGGCGGCCGCCTGTTGTAAAGGGCAGCGCCGCGCCGCTGCCGAGCCGTCCCCGGGCTCCAGGCTTCTCTGACCCAGCGCGGGGAGCTGCCCGGCCTCCATGCCCGCCCCTCACGGCTCTCGGCGCGGGGGACGCGGCGGGGCCCAGCGGGACCCCGCTGGAAGCGCCGGCCCGGAGCGTCGGGCCGCGCTTCCCTCAGGGCCGGCGGCGCCCCTGCATCCGTGCTGAGGCGGAAAAGGGGCCaatttcatagaatcagaatatgctgagctggaagggacctatCGGGATCAacgagtccaactcctggccctgtgcaggcCATCCCAGGAATCACGCCACGTGCCTGAGAGGGTTTCTTGGACTCGGACAAGCTTGGTGCTGTGGCTACTTCGCTGGGAAGCCGGTTCAGTGCTCAACCATCCTCTGAGAGAAAAAGTCAACTTAGTTGCTGAGctggcataatttttttttttttttttttttaagaaagtctaatcctttctccttcctcaaaGTGAGCGCTTACTGACCCGTGGGGGTGCGAAATCGAACCTAGATGCAGCTTTTCAGATACCGCTTGGCACCTCCGTTACGCTGTGTTTACCGGAAATGCCCCTGACAGAAGCTGGCGGTGCACGCATACATTTTCAGACGGATGATGAAACACTTGGTTGAGAAAAGGGGTTTCAGGCTGTTCCCAACAGCCCGTGGTTCTTGTTTCTGTGTAATTCCTCATACCTGTTCCTCTTTTTGCTGCCTCCTTTTAAGGCAAAGCGTGCCCTTTACAATGGTGAAAAGCAATATAGCATCATTTCTATCACTAGTGTTCCAACGAGAGAAGTTTTGACACAGGAGACAAACCAGCACATAGCGAGCCACTGAGGAGAGCTACTCCAAGAGGTCACAACAGCTCTCAGCAGTGTGTTTTACAAATACCGATCATGCTATGTGACTTTACCAGGCATAAGTCTCTGAAGTTTCTCAATAAGGTAGTTGGTAGTAGACCAAACGTTCGTAGCCCTACTTAATAAGTTTCTTTTGAAGGTCTTTCAGTGAGAATTTAAGTGTCAGGGAATGCTGGGTAATTTATTAATGTTAGATATATTTATTGAAAATGAATTCTAGAGTGGCCCTAGGgatttccctctgctttccagTGGAGCTCGTGGAAGAGTAAGAGCAGGGTCTCAGGAGGAATCATGGTAGCTGGAGATTAACCCATGACAGATAATAATTTTGACTGTAACATGGATCTTGCACTGTCAGTTTTGCAGATTCTTTACATTACCATGCAGTATATAATATAGTATTATTATGCATGTCACAGAACTGCAAGACATTATTAATACCATTGTTAATCACTGTTGTAACGCAAAGTTACCACCTGAGGGTGAAATTAACATTATGTGTACATGAATGTGGATGTCTGTCTGTTTGAATATAAGGATGCATACATTTTGTAAGTTCCTAAACTATTTTTTGAATTTAAGACTTTTACACTTGGCGTTTTCTAAttcaattttaattaatttaacttGTATTTTTTCAGTATGGTAATATTGCGAATGGTTTTGGAATAAATAAGCATTAGAGATTGAACATTTCCACTCATCTCAGGTTTCACTGATGCTTGTTATTACTCTGTCATCATCTTTCTAATGGGTTTCAGAAAAGATACCTCCCTTttaataaatagataaatataaataaaggcaaaaagaCATTTAACAGAACATGGAAGTATGCATGACATTCATGGACTGTATTAATCTACTTCCAGTGATTGCACTGGTAAATCTAGGTGGTAAATCTGAAGGGTTAATGGCATCCACTTAATGGTAATATGCTTATTTTGCTGTTTAACATATTGCTCGTCTGTCTTTATAGTACATAGACATACAAACAATGCCAGTGGCAGCTCATACTGTCACTGAATTTAAGAGATCCTCTGGAATAAGAGTCTCTACCTTACAGTAGATAATACAGGGTACCAATTGTACATCTGGTTCTGTATTCAGCAGAACAATATGTAGGCTATGTTCAAGCAGTTCAGCTGTTATGTTGCAAAACAGGAATGAATATTTGCTAGAAGCAAGGTATTAGGATGACATTAGGATTTTATCTCATCCTAAGGATGGATAGCAAAGTCTTTCCAGCTAAGAGCAGGCAACGGGGAGGTTTTTATGTAACATCATTATAAGATTTGGAAATCTGCTGTGAATAGTCTTGTCTGAATTGACAGAAATGGAGAattaatcataaaatcatagagtAATATTGTAAAACTTATCAGCATTATAGCAGTGAATTTTCCATATTCTGTTGCTTACTGCCTGTCCTatctttcaatttcatttttggATGACCTCTTTTCACTTGAGgctgagaaattaaatataatctACAGAATAAGCCTCAaagtgaaaaagtaattttttagattatttcctctgcttcctgaataattgaaatattaaattatgaATGTGTTACGATATGCTAACCCAGAAAGGTAGGTTATAGTGTGGCAGTTCTGTATTTAGATCTCAGCTATGGTGGAATTTCTAACCAacattataaagaaataaagagagacTGGTTTATGTCTCTGCCAGGACAATAGCCCTGTGTTTGGCCATTCAGTACCAAAGTCACTgctctgttttaattaaaaaaaaaccaaacaaaccacacCAAACTCCTCTCAATGTTTCCATGTTCACTGTTTAACCCAATGACAaaactgctggagcaggagagggattATTATTCCATTCCcattaaatggaaattaaacTAAGACAAATGGTACTTCTATAAACCAGCCTTGATAAGAGTCTGACAACTAAATTGGTATAGCAAGATGGATGAAAAATTACAATAATGCATAGAGACTTAGATCATTATTAAGTTCAGATAGGAAGGTGTTTGAATTTCATATTCAAAAGAAGTActtattttcatattaatttaattaaggTAGAAAGTTGGTAAAAGGattcatttttctcctgtttaatATATTGCAAAGCATAAAGCCacaaagtttaataataatagaaCAATGGGGATATTACAGTAATGTTGTATGTGAAAAATACATCTGGAGAAAAGCAAATGCCATTTCCCAAGCTGTCAGTAGATGGCACAAACATGTATATAAAAATTTGGGTGTTCCTAAGTATTGTTACTCAGTAGGATAGAGTTACAGGAagttctttttttgctttcctgaaaacattttctgctttttcgGACAGCAGGGATTTCTGGTGagaaagttttaattttgttgacTTTGTGCTGTTACTAGTTAGCTGGAATTGTTTTATATTCTGTTTGGAATTATATTCTTATTGGAAAATGAGCCTTGTTTTCCATAGCAAGTGTATGGTGTTCTTTCAAGTGTATGGGTAAGCAACGATGGTGAAGTTGCTTGTGTTTGGAATATTTATGCAAAAACCTGTACAAGTAGCAGTCTCTTTTTATTGGCACTACACCCATAGTTAAGTGGGGCAGAGCGATGGCAGTGGTTTTTCTACAGTTTTCTACAGTTCAGGAACTGGGTCTAACCTGATCATGTGTTTCATCCTTGTGAAAGGCATGTTTGTAACATTAGAGATTTTTGCTATGTTGGTAACGTGTGAAGTGCATGTCTTAACACTGTACTGTCATAGCTAAATGTATTCTGTATATTTCTTATATTGAAGTTTAGTCAGTTTATAGCAGTTTTATATTGGAAAAACTCTTAAAacctcattttttaatttctccccTTGCTCTTTAAACAACAGGGCACTTTCTTGCTATGTCTTGGCTTGCCTACCTTCCTGGATTGCTTTTCTCAATTAAGCTTTTTTTATCATGTTTGAAGACATGAGGATACCTCTGAATTAAAAGTGATATGACTATGAAGGATAATTTCTACAGTATTAACCTCCAAATCACAGGTTATATGTTATAAAAGTTTTTACTTGTGTTGCTTCCTATGATATTCTAAAGAAATTTTGATGGTACTCATAAATAATTTGACTGAATGCTAGGATatatgaaagagaaagaaaataaaacacatgtaGAAGAATCCTATCCTTTTTTCATCTAGTCCATGGATATTgctgaaattttatttgaagaagGAATAATGATTTAAAggtagatattttttttcagatttctcttGAAGCTACatattttaaacacataaaTTTATAAACACATGAGCAGAATTGCCTAAACAATCAGAAAAACAGGACTGAATATGCCCAAGTGCCTTTTGAGGGCTGTGATGCATATAATTTTTCCAAATGAGATTTTggaaaaaggctggaaaagttTTGCCATATCACCCCCCAGTTTCTAAGATTTCCAAGCTTAGTTTCAtgcattctttaaaaaagaactcagtggactttttttttttttttttttttttttgttagataaATAGAACATGTATTTTTCCCCAGTAATTCTGAGAAAGCTTGTGGAATGGTTAATGGTGCAGTGAATGTAATCTTTGAAGTTCCAAATCAGTCTGTCAGGTGATAGCTACTGTCTCATTGTAGAGTCATTAGAAATATATAAACTTGGAATTTAACCCCTTCAAAAAGTTGAAGGCCTGTGCAGTCATTAATAAATACTATGGGAAACTTCAGGCAACACtatgatttaaaattaatgggagggaagaggaaagaagaggaaatgaaaagatATTAGAAATCTGGAAAGCaactttaaataatatttacacATGTAAAAGTGTTAAAACCAAGTTCTTACCAGTTCCTCTTTTAGAGGGGTGGTCTAATGGATTTATGCAATACCTAAAATGAGATTTAAGACGGTATTCTCAATGGCTGACTTAAACAAGGGAGGCTGGCTATCCTAAACTGCtacattcagaaagaaaaagtgacCTCTAATAGGGAAAACCAAAGTAAAGACACACTTAcgatttttttctctttgaagtcTGTTTAAATAAACCTCTCTTTCACAACAGAGATTTTTGAGGTCAGTGTCCTTAAATCAGGGCTGGATTTTGTGTACAGAGGTTCTACAACTGATATATTTTTGTGTAGCCTGCAAATATTCCCAGTGTGTCTGGTGTTCTCTTTGTACACATGTCAAACGAGATGTGAGCACCCCACTTTCAGAGTCTAAATTCAGGAAATGCTTAAGCTCAGACAAGAAGTGGACCCTGCTGAGGACTTTCCCAAGGCATAAATATCGATCATTCTACCCTCATCTGCATTTCCCCAGTTAAAAGAAGCACTGGTGATCCAATCTCAGCTATCTAAAGACATTCAACTTTTGATTCAAGCTCTTGAACCTCCGTCCTATGTTTCAGTCCAAGTGTTGCTGTCAAAagtccatttttaaaaaatgtctctgaGCCCAGTTCACATCACTTAACAGAGAATCTGAGGAGAGTATGACATGTTGACACTAGTTATTGTACTTTCTAATCAAAGTGTATTACACAGTTTAGGAAGCCTTCATAATACACTGTATCACAGCAGTAATTCTGTAAGTAAGCAGCAAATTTTAGACACCTATGAAATCAGACATGTTTTGTAAAAAACTGACTCCTTATTTGTTGAATACACCATAGTTGCCAAATAAAAAATTCAGTGGTCTGTTAATAAAGAATGTCTCTCCTGAATGATTGTAGAAAATCATTGCTTTTTGAATCAAACAGAGAATGAGAAATTGGAACCTTAAAAGAATCTCTCTCTGATGGTTCCTGCACAGCTACTTAATAATACAATCtgttttttgcttgtgtttctttattttccgCAGGATTAGAACAAAGATGGACAGTTAAGAAAAGTATTGAGCATCTCCAAGTAAATAGAAAACTGTGTGACACAAAATATGAGTTTTCTTAGAAACGTTTTTCTTTATAAGTGTCTCTTTGCATTAACTTTTTGGAACCACGTCAGCCTGTCTGTGGAAGATGAACTCTTCACATCTGTTTCTAACAATTTTCCAGAAGATGATTCTAACCAAAAAATCAAGAGCCTGCCACTCCTGTATACAAACAGTAATCAGTCCAAAGCTGATTTTGATTGGGTTGTGATACAAAATACTACAGAAAGTCTGTCATTGTCAGAAATCACAGATGACAACGTGGAAAAACTGATAGCTTTATTATCTAATTTCAGACAAGGATCCAGATTACAAAATCTGACACTGACAAATATGTCAGTGGATTGGAATGCTCTTATGGAAATTTTTCAGACTGTATGGCACTCATCCATTGAATACTTCAATACTAACAATGTAACACAACTGTCAGATGTTGAAAGTTATAACTTTGACTATTCAGGTACTTCTATGAAAGCATTGACgatgaagaaaattataatCACGGACATGTACTTCACACAGGATGACCtatacaaaatatttgcagacaTGAATATTGCAGACATGACAATAGCTGATTCAGAGATGATTCATATGCTTTGTCCTTCATCTAAGAGTCCCTTTAGATAcctaaattttttaaagaatgatttaacagattttctttttcaaaaatgtgACAACCTACTTCAGCTGGAGACATTAATCTTGCAGAAGAATAAATTTGAGAGCCTTCGCAAAGTAAGCTTCATGACCAGCCGTATGAAATCACTGAAATACCTGGACATGAGCTACAACCTGCTGCGCCACGATGGAGCGGACGTGCAATGCCAGTGGGCTGAGTCTCTGACAGAGCTGGACCTGTCCTCCAATCAGTTGGCGGATGTTGTGTTTGAGTGCTTGCCAATCAACGTCAAAAAACTCAGCCTACAAAACAATCAGATCAGCAATGTCCCCAGGGGGGTGGCGGAGCTGAAGTCCTTGGAAGAGCTGAACCTGGCATCGAACAGGCTGGCCGACCTGCCGGGCTGCAGTGGCTTTACGTCCCTGCAGTTCCTGAACATAGAGATGAATTCAATCCTCACCCCATCTGCTGACTTCTTCCAGAGCTGCCCAAGGGTGAGGGAGCTGCAGGCCGGGCACAACCCGTTCAAGTGTTCCTGTGAACTGCAAGCCTTTATCCGCCTGGAGAGGCGGTCGGGGGGGAAGCTGTTTGGCTGGCCGGCGGCGTACGTGTGCGAGTACCCAGAAGGCTTGCGAGGAACGGAGCTCAAGGACTTCCACCTGAGCCTGCTGGCCTGCAACACGACGCTCCTGCTtgtgacagctctgctgctgacgctgctgctggtggctgcgGTGGCCTTTCTGTGCATCTACCTGGATGTGCCGTGGTATGTGCGGATGATGTGGCAGTGGACGCAGACGAAGCGCAGAGCTTGGCACAACCCTCCCGGAGATCAGGGGGCCGTTCTGCAATTCCACGCGTTCATTTCCTACAGCGAGCGCGATTCGCTGTGGGTGAAGAACGAGCTGATCCCGAACCTGGAGAAGGGGGAGGGCTGCGTCCAACTGTGCCAGCACGAGAGAAACTTTATCCCCGGCAAGAGCATTGTGGAGAACATCATTAACTGCATTGAGAAGAGCTACAAGTCCATCTTTGTGTTGTCTCCCAACTTTGTGCAGAGTGAGTGGTGTCACTATGAGCTGTACTTTGCCCATCACAAGTTATTCAGTGAGAATTCCAACAGCTTAATCCTCATTTTACTGGAGCCAATCCCTCCGTACCTTATCCCTGCCAGGTATCACAAGCTGAAAGCTCTCATGGCAAAGCGCACCTACGTGGAGTGGCCGAAGGAGAGGAGCAAGCGTGCCCTATTCTGGGCTAACCTCAGGGCAGCCATTAACATTAACCTGCCAAAAGCTGATGAAAACTTGTCTGAGGAAACAGATTAAGAAATCTTTCTATTGGAGtttcatctgttttttcttagtgaaataataaatttgaTTTCCATTCATTGTAAATGTATTTAACATTTTGTTACACAATCTTGTTTCTAACTTGTTATCTGTGTTGCCTCTTAACTGTAGTCAAAATTCAATTCACCTTGTTGCAAATCTCTTGAGATAGAAAATTGCAAATGAATTTGAATGTGGATTTTGAAATATTACTTGAAATATTGTAGTGAGTTTTTCTCAGCAGAATAAGATCTGGAACAGTTAGTATCGTCCTGTGGAAGAATGGTTCAGCTGCTGGATagtttgcagagctgctttaaTCACAAAATTTAGACAGCTTTGTCAAAGGAGATCTTTTGCTAAAATTGGTTcatgtgaaagaaaattaaggatCCTGAGAAGGTACCTGAAGTCCAGAGCTCAAAATGGTTGCCAAATAGTCTTTGCTCAGATTTGGTGGATAAAAGGATAGGACCCAGATACAGAAATTTGTGAACTTTGGACATGCCAAAAACAAGGACtgagcaaggaagaaaaggtgaGGCACTTCACTTTTTAGCTTGGCATTACAACAATGGAGAAGCAGTGAATTGACAGAGCTCTCATACCCATAGAGTCCTGGTACCATTTTGACCCTGAGAGATACCTTGACCAGAGTAGGTGGGAGGGCATCTGCAGTAACAGAACTGCCTTCATCATATTGTCTATGTTTTGAGAAACTCCTGACATCTCTAAATCATGCTTTTGTCCCCCTAGCTTTCTACTTTTTGTCTTCTTATCCATATATCTTACTTTATGCTTATTATTAAAAGAATCTGTCCTTTTCTGTTGAAACAGTATCTCTTCTAGCATGGCTATGACTTGTGGTCAGAAAGTCAATAGAGCTTGAAAAATTTCCCAGGTCTTGAGACAGCAGGTAATTTAATAGTTTATTCACTGAGTTAGAAAAACAAACTACATTTACAATATGTGCTTTCCTTTACATAAATATAGCAGGCCCCTCTGTCTGTACTTATACTGTTTTAACTTCAAGAAAGCATGGCTGGGCTCAGGCAAACATTTACAACTGCTGAAGATGATGACTCTTCTTTGCCCCAACTTCCTCTTTGCCCCAACAAGGACAGATTGTTTGAAATACCAGAGCTAGATGACCATCAAGCAGGAAGTTTcccttcaaaaatgtttttcaacaTGTATTTGAGAGAAAAAGGGATGTTATTATGAAATCCTCACATAGTATAGaatgtttacattttatctTATTTCTGTCTTCCATTACTAGcaaaaggttttaattttgaTGCTTGCCTGAGGTCTAAGTAGGCTGAGATTTCTTGATCTGAAGCCTTGTCCTGTGAGTGACTGTTTATGACCTGTAGAAGAAAGGTCAAATTTAACACCTTTAGCTCTCTCATCCCACTTAGTCTCAAAATTAATATAACACACCTGTTACCAAATTGCAGACATTTCATTCAGGACTatggaaatgttttctctgcttcctccttcccctcccactACTGCTTCAGTGTATGACTCATTTAACCCTTTGAAAACTGAAGATGCTTGTTTTGTCTATCCCTTTCTCACAACCAGGGACAGCTGGATTATGTGGTGCCTTGcttgaaaattttcttcaaaagccTCAGAGTTTTAGGCCAGTAACTGTTGAACCTCTGCGATACAATTAACATCCCCTTGTTTTGTGTAACCTTAAGAACTC
This region includes:
- the LOC128806690 gene encoding toll-like receptor 1, whose protein sequence is MSFLRNVFLYKCLFALTFWNHVSLSVEDELFTSVSNNFPEDDSNQKIKSLPLLYTNSNQSKADFDWVVIQNTTESLSLSEITDDNVEKLIALLSNFRQGSRLQNLTLTNMSVDWNALMEIFQTVWHSSIEYFNTNNVTQLSDVESYNFDYSGTSMKALTMKKIIITDMYFTQDDLYKIFADMNIADMTIADSEMIHMLCPSSKSPFRYLNFLKNDLTDFLFQKCDNLLQLETLILQKNKFESLRKVSFMTSRMKSLKYLDMSYNLLRHDGADVQCQWAESLTELDLSSNQLADVVFECLPINVKKLSLQNNQISNVPRGVAELKSLEELNLASNRLADLPGCSGFTSLQFLNIEMNSILTPSADFFQSCPRVRELQAGHNPFKCSCELQAFIRLERRSGGKLFGWPAAYVCEYPEGLRGTELKDFHLSLLACNTTLLLVTALLLTLLLVAAVAFLCIYLDVPWYVRMMWQWTQTKRRAWHNPPGDQGAVLQFHAFISYSERDSLWVKNELIPNLEKGEGCVQLCQHERNFIPGKSIVENIINCIEKSYKSIFVLSPNFVQSEWCHYELYFAHHKLFSENSNSLILILLEPIPPYLIPARYHKLKALMAKRTYVEWPKERSKRALFWANLRAAININLPKADENLSEETD